A genome region from Dickeya chrysanthemi NCPPB 402 includes the following:
- a CDS encoding carbohydrate ABC transporter permease, giving the protein MTTMNAVDWARQAARSRWNRVGFLASVVLFLTLVSIPIVTPYLWLLAISFTQRDGGSEYQVLWRLLTIAALAYGLLLAVAWRARTEQHARRLRWLVGLAALLVCGLWVAPQLTLHNYRFLWNPDVQATGVQSGTLPSVWTALGNSLLFASGHTLLVTLLAVPAAYALSRLGFRRREGVLKALLLLHAFPVMALTVAIFIQLYWMGLLNSLWGVMLVMCALELPFAIFVMKNFFDGVSWDIEMSAITDGASRFQAFRLVVLPQVTGGIIAIATFAFLRGWEEYIFVRTLLIDSNRMTMSLYLFWASQDSMGADSGLIAAVGVIYILPVLALYLLTQQYLTQMSVGGIKG; this is encoded by the coding sequence ATGACGACGATGAACGCGGTCGACTGGGCGCGTCAGGCGGCGCGCTCGCGCTGGAACCGGGTGGGGTTTCTGGCGAGCGTGGTGCTGTTTCTGACGCTGGTCTCGATACCGATCGTGACGCCGTATCTGTGGCTGCTGGCTATCTCGTTTACCCAGCGGGATGGTGGCAGCGAGTATCAGGTGCTGTGGCGGTTACTGACGATCGCCGCGCTGGCGTACGGCTTGCTGCTTGCCGTCGCCTGGCGGGCGCGTACCGAACAGCATGCCCGCCGCTTGCGCTGGCTGGTTGGGCTGGCGGCGCTGCTGGTGTGCGGCCTGTGGGTTGCTCCGCAACTCACATTGCACAACTACCGCTTTCTGTGGAACCCGGATGTACAGGCCACCGGCGTACAGAGCGGCACGCTGCCGTCTGTCTGGACCGCGTTGGGCAATTCACTGCTGTTTGCTAGCGGCCACACCTTACTGGTGACGCTGCTGGCGGTGCCCGCCGCCTATGCGTTATCCCGGCTTGGTTTTCGACGGCGCGAAGGGGTGCTGAAAGCCTTGTTATTGCTGCACGCCTTTCCGGTGATGGCGCTGACGGTGGCGATTTTTATTCAGCTCTACTGGATGGGGCTGCTCAACAGCCTGTGGGGCGTGATGCTGGTGATGTGCGCCCTTGAGCTGCCGTTCGCCATTTTCGTGATGAAGAATTTTTTCGACGGCGTGTCGTGGGATATCGAAATGAGCGCCATTACCGACGGCGCCAGCCGTTTTCAGGCCTTCCGACTGGTGGTGCTGCCGCAGGTGACCGGCGGCATCATCGCCATCGCCACCTTCGCCTTTTTGCGCGGCTGGGAGGAGTACATTTTTGTACGCACCCTGCTGATCGACAGCAACCGGATGACCATGAGCCTGTACCTGTTCTGGGCGTCGCAAGACAGCATGGGCGCAGATTCCGGGCTGATTGCCGCCGTTGGCGTCATCTATATCCTGCCGGTACTGGCGCTGTACCTGTTAACCCAACAATACCTGACGCAGATGAGCGTCGGCGGAATTAAAGGCTGA
- a CDS encoding carbohydrate ABC transporter permease, with protein MSVTLSNRPAGVHPARWLAPAISVLAVFFVAPMLLNLVIAFSDMGSNVQISAFGTDNLMRLLVSDKRLPAILLTTLVYVVSTLLLFNLGLGIVLAVATTAVPPALGALFRGIWFLPRISPSVLYALLWIWAADPSPHSLINQVAVGLFGLPPLNLRNDHPMMLIVVANGLVGASFAMVILASTIRAIPAHLWHAARVDGAGEWSVIRHVVLPALKSPVCFIALYQALSLMVTYEYILLITGGGPVYDTTTYALYIYRRAFESGAYGYGAMLALGLMVFGVLLTLLQWRMMNMRAQFTPPRIEVMR; from the coding sequence ATGTCTGTGACGTTGTCGAACCGCCCGGCCGGTGTGCATCCGGCGCGCTGGCTGGCCCCGGCTATTTCGGTGCTGGCGGTGTTTTTTGTCGCGCCGATGCTGCTCAATCTGGTGATTGCCTTCAGCGACATGGGCAGCAATGTGCAGATAAGCGCCTTTGGCACCGACAACCTGATGCGGTTGCTGGTTTCGGACAAGCGCCTGCCCGCTATCTTGCTGACCACGCTGGTGTATGTGGTCAGCACGCTGCTGTTGTTCAATCTGGGGCTGGGGATTGTGCTGGCTGTTGCCACCACCGCGGTGCCGCCGGCGCTGGGGGCGCTGTTTCGCGGCATCTGGTTTTTGCCGCGTATTTCGCCGTCGGTGTTGTACGCGCTGTTGTGGATCTGGGCGGCGGACCCGTCGCCCCACAGCCTGATCAATCAGGTGGCGGTCGGCTTGTTCGGGTTGCCGCCGCTTAACCTGCGTAACGACCATCCGATGATGCTGATTGTGGTGGCTAACGGTCTGGTGGGGGCCTCGTTTGCCATGGTGATCCTCGCCTCCACTATTCGAGCGATTCCGGCCCATCTGTGGCATGCCGCACGTGTTGATGGTGCTGGCGAGTGGTCGGTGATTCGGCATGTGGTTCTGCCAGCGTTAAAAAGCCCGGTGTGCTTTATTGCGCTGTATCAGGCGCTGTCGTTGATGGTGACTTACGAATACATCCTGCTGATTACCGGCGGCGGCCCGGTATACGACACCACCACCTATGCGCTCTACATTTACCGGCGGGCGTTTGAGTCCGGCGCTTATGGCTATGGTGCCATGCTGGCGCTGGGGCTGATGGTGTTCGGGGTGCTGCTGACGCTGTTGCAGTGGCGAATGATGAATATGCGCGCGCAGTTTACCCCGCCGCGTATCGAGGTGATGCGATGA
- a CDS encoding ABC transporter substrate-binding protein, translating to MRKRVSLSLAALLACGLIAHSAVADVIKLKLWTLNDRNAPMRTVNIEEAAGVLNQQFAAAGVDRKIVIDTHASAVQGWDDLALDTLKAFGVNQGPDIVLLPHEWIGEFARNGYAMPMEEQIKANPWVYADILPVLWEAMKYQGKVYGIPQDAEIRMFFYNKDMLRKIGKDETFIDSLPVRVDSGEFTMDDLTALAKEVVDRHAAPIGMLHRPNVGIDYLMVFAASGAKFMDEKTGKLLFAKKEVETALSWYARNVAAGVTPTDNTAMSWDTIQTAFKQEQAFLFHQGIWAMAWQVNDNFGPAWPADKAGYTHKIGWIAAPALVKGGKPANLSHPIAYVVSNKSQYKDLAAQLVAIASLPYYNNRHAVSSYHTAISHAQTAMPQYTDNWALSAAGNMMKNITFVPNHTRFGDYNRVLFKGLQAVETKRMTPAQAVDFIADELETQLGKDVEIVDSLH from the coding sequence GTGCGTAAACGTGTTTCGTTATCTCTGGCGGCGTTATTGGCGTGCGGGCTGATAGCCCACAGCGCGGTGGCGGATGTCATCAAACTCAAGCTCTGGACCCTGAATGACAGAAATGCGCCGATGCGCACCGTCAATATCGAGGAGGCGGCCGGGGTGCTGAACCAGCAATTCGCCGCCGCGGGGGTGGATCGCAAAATCGTTATCGATACCCATGCCAGCGCGGTGCAGGGCTGGGACGATCTGGCGTTGGATACGCTGAAAGCCTTCGGCGTTAATCAGGGGCCGGATATTGTGCTGCTGCCGCACGAGTGGATCGGCGAATTTGCCCGCAACGGTTACGCCATGCCGATGGAGGAGCAGATCAAAGCGAATCCGTGGGTGTACGCCGATATTTTGCCGGTGTTGTGGGAGGCGATGAAATATCAAGGCAAGGTGTATGGCATACCGCAGGACGCCGAAATCCGCATGTTTTTCTATAACAAAGACATGCTGCGCAAGATTGGCAAGGACGAGACGTTTATCGATAGCCTGCCTGTTCGCGTGGACAGCGGCGAATTCACCATGGATGACCTGACGGCGCTGGCGAAGGAGGTGGTAGACCGCCATGCTGCGCCGATCGGCATGTTGCATCGCCCGAATGTCGGCATCGATTATCTGATGGTGTTTGCCGCCAGCGGCGCGAAATTCATGGATGAGAAAACCGGTAAACTACTGTTTGCGAAGAAAGAGGTTGAAACGGCGCTGAGCTGGTACGCCCGTAATGTGGCGGCCGGCGTGACGCCGACCGATAACACCGCCATGAGCTGGGACACCATCCAGACTGCGTTCAAGCAGGAGCAAGCCTTCCTGTTCCATCAGGGTATCTGGGCGATGGCCTGGCAGGTGAACGATAATTTTGGCCCGGCGTGGCCCGCCGATAAAGCGGGTTACACCCACAAGATTGGCTGGATAGCCGCCCCGGCGTTAGTGAAAGGCGGTAAACCCGCCAACCTGTCGCACCCCATCGCCTACGTGGTCAGCAACAAGAGTCAGTACAAGGATCTGGCGGCGCAGTTGGTGGCTATCGCCAGCCTGCCGTACTACAACAATCGCCACGCCGTCAGTTCCTATCATACCGCCATCAGCCATGCCCAGACCGCCATGCCGCAATACACCGACAACTGGGCGTTGAGCGCAGCCGGCAACATGATGAAAAACATTACCTTTGTGCCGAATCACACCCGTTTTGGCGACTATAACCGGGTGCTGTTCAAAGGCTTGCAGGCGGTGGAAACCAAACGCATGACGCCGGCGCAGGCGGTGGACTTTATCGCCGACGAGCTGGAAACCCAACTGGGCAAGGATGTGGAAATCGTCGATAGCCTGCATTGA
- a CDS encoding ROK family transcriptional regulator — protein sequence MEKRELTATHRKLLGLLRRSGSLSRSALAAASGLTTAAVSMMTRDMLNLGLLEESDRAQGRRGPPHINLRPAAHAGYVLGVYAEYDLICLILMDYAGQCVAQTTLRGDFRVVDSVADTLADAIRTLLEAQPQAHERLLAVSLALPARFDGGAMPVWIAPGLAAWRGVDIARQLSDRLGCPVLVENDANCAAIGELYFGSAAPDDSFFYLYIGKGIGGALILNGELHRGKQGNAGEIGALRTRAQSRPSFDDLRSCLLAAGESLPSAAADASWQALAASPAGKRWTQRAAGELYRLVYTVTALLDPPSLYLGGTLPAPFMAELQAAVMAQSPAPDDDAPLTLPPVRLSTLPTQNSAAFGAAALALTQC from the coding sequence ATGGAAAAGCGAGAACTCACCGCCACCCACCGCAAGCTGCTGGGGCTGCTGCGCCGTTCAGGCAGCCTGTCGCGCAGCGCGCTGGCCGCCGCCAGCGGCCTGACGACCGCCGCCGTCAGCATGATGACGCGGGACATGCTCAACCTCGGCCTGCTGGAAGAGAGCGACCGGGCGCAGGGGCGGCGCGGCCCGCCGCACATCAACCTGCGCCCGGCGGCGCACGCGGGTTATGTGCTGGGGGTGTACGCGGAATACGACCTGATTTGCCTGATTCTGATGGACTACGCCGGGCAATGTGTGGCGCAAACCACCCTGCGCGGCGATTTCCGGGTGGTGGATTCAGTAGCGGACACGCTGGCCGATGCTATCCGCACCCTGCTTGAGGCTCAGCCGCAGGCGCACGAGCGGCTACTGGCCGTCAGCCTGGCGCTGCCCGCCCGGTTTGACGGCGGCGCCATGCCGGTGTGGATCGCCCCCGGTCTGGCGGCCTGGCGCGGAGTGGATATTGCCCGGCAGTTGAGCGACCGGCTGGGCTGCCCGGTGCTGGTGGAAAACGACGCCAATTGCGCCGCCATCGGCGAATTGTATTTTGGCTCCGCCGCCCCGGACGACAGCTTTTTCTACCTGTATATCGGCAAAGGCATTGGCGGCGCACTGATCCTGAATGGCGAACTTCACCGTGGCAAGCAAGGCAACGCGGGTGAAATTGGCGCACTGCGCACCCGCGCGCAATCACGCCCATCGTTTGACGATTTGCGCAGCTGCCTGCTGGCGGCGGGCGAGTCGCTGCCCTCCGCGGCCGCCGACGCAAGCTGGCAGGCATTGGCGGCCTCGCCCGCCGGAAAGCGCTGGACCCAACGCGCGGCGGGTGAACTGTATCGGTTGGTTTATACCGTCACCGCGCTGCTCGACCCGCCCAGTCTCTACCTCGGCGGCACGCTGCCTGCGCCCTTCATGGCCGAATTACAGGCCGCCGTTATGGCTCAATCGCCCGCGCCGGACGACGACGCGCCGCTCACACTACCGCCGGTACGCCTCTCAACGTTACCGACACAAAACAGCGCCGCTTTCGGCGCTGCCGCGCTGGCGCTTACCCAGTGCTGA
- a CDS encoding DUF1471 domain-containing protein — protein sequence MNAIKNVVAVIALATVSFGSFAATEVQHSASQSIGSISATANTLDGLQASLSEKASAAGAKSFRIISTTGNDNQLRGVAELYN from the coding sequence ATGAACGCTATCAAAAATGTTGTTGCAGTTATCGCCCTGGCTACCGTTTCTTTTGGTTCTTTCGCTGCGACGGAAGTACAGCACTCTGCCAGCCAGTCCATCGGCAGCATCAGCGCTACCGCCAATACGCTGGACGGTTTGCAGGCCAGCCTGTCTGAAAAAGCGAGTGCTGCCGGCGCCAAATCGTTCCGCATTATCTCTACCACCGGCAACGACAACCAACTGCGCGGCGTGGCGGAACTGTACAACTAA
- a CDS encoding D-serine ammonia-lyase: MADAVYGKSLPQWFHDFPLLEPLINRQPVCWFNPATVSVHDALGDVPLTGADVADASRRLQRFAPFLRQAFPELEASGGIIESELVPVPAFAAAIARQAELDAPPSVLLKLDSHLPVAGSVKARGGIYEVLYHAEQLALRHGLLQESDDYRRLLDDDCQQWFRRHKVAVGSTGNLGMSIGIASARLGFDTTVHMSADARQWKKDRLRAHGVRVVEYDGDYGQAVAQGRREALSDPSCHFIDDENSTSLFLGYAVAGERLKAQFAAQGRGVDAEHPLFIYLPCGVGGAPGGISFGLKLAFGDHVHCIFAEPTESPCMLMGVYTGLHDQLAVQDFGISNCTTADGLAVGRPSGFVGNAMQRLIDGYYTLTDEEMLALLYVMHDTQQILLEPSALAGAPVFLRLLQEDQGYRRRAPLTPQRCRQGTHVIWATGGGMVPEDEMARYLQAGAAASRRLLKP; this comes from the coding sequence ATGGCCGACGCCGTATACGGTAAATCCTTACCGCAATGGTTCCACGACTTTCCGCTGCTGGAGCCGCTGATTAATCGCCAGCCGGTGTGCTGGTTTAATCCGGCGACGGTTTCCGTGCATGACGCGCTGGGCGACGTGCCGTTAACCGGTGCCGACGTAGCCGATGCCAGTCGCCGTTTGCAACGGTTCGCGCCCTTTCTGCGTCAGGCGTTCCCGGAGCTGGAAGCCAGCGGCGGCATCATCGAGTCCGAACTGGTGCCGGTGCCGGCATTTGCCGCGGCGATCGCCCGACAGGCGGAGCTGGATGCGCCACCGTCAGTGTTGCTGAAGCTGGACAGCCACTTGCCGGTAGCGGGTTCGGTCAAAGCGCGCGGCGGCATCTACGAGGTGTTGTACCACGCCGAACAGCTGGCGTTGCGCCATGGCCTGTTGCAAGAAAGCGATGACTATCGCCGCCTGCTGGACGACGACTGCCAACAGTGGTTCCGTCGCCACAAGGTGGCGGTGGGTTCCACCGGTAATCTGGGGATGTCGATCGGCATCGCCAGTGCCCGGCTGGGGTTTGATACCACGGTGCACATGTCCGCCGACGCCCGGCAGTGGAAAAAAGACCGGTTACGCGCGCACGGCGTGCGGGTGGTGGAGTATGACGGCGATTACGGTCAGGCGGTGGCGCAAGGTCGCCGGGAAGCCTTGTCCGACCCGAGTTGCCACTTTATCGACGATGAAAATTCCACCTCGCTGTTTCTGGGCTACGCAGTGGCAGGGGAACGGCTAAAAGCACAGTTTGCCGCGCAGGGCCGGGGGGTGGATGCCGAGCACCCGCTGTTCATTTACCTGCCGTGCGGCGTCGGCGGCGCGCCCGGCGGCATCAGCTTCGGGCTGAAGCTGGCGTTTGGCGATCACGTACACTGTATTTTCGCCGAGCCGACCGAATCTCCCTGTATGCTGATGGGCGTCTACACCGGCCTGCACGATCAATTGGCGGTGCAGGATTTCGGCATCAGCAACTGCACCACCGCCGACGGGCTGGCGGTCGGCCGCCCGTCCGGGTTTGTCGGCAACGCCATGCAGCGGTTGATTGACGGTTACTACACGCTGACGGATGAAGAGATGCTGGCGTTGCTGTATGTGATGCACGACACCCAGCAGATTCTGCTGGAGCCGTCTGCACTGGCGGGCGCACCGGTTTTTTTGCGTCTGTTGCAGGAAGATCAGGGCTACCGTCGGCGCGCGCCGCTGACACCACAGCGTTGCCGGCAAGGCACCCATGTTATCTGGGCCACCGGCGGCGGCATGGTGCCGGAAGACGAGATGGCTCGCTACCTGCAAGCTGGCGCCGCCGCCAGCCGCCGGTTACTTAAACCGTAA
- a CDS encoding GNAT family N-acetyltransferase produces MLIDFTPADYPRLIRWIDNAELNLLWGGPTYAFPITLAQISEHLANPQFVPYLFEHQGEIVGFVELSQVEPHHSRLCRVFIDPAYRGRGLAREMLQAAIRQAAQQFAAHSVSLSLSVFIPKIIRVAGRRRRSESPGAYSSK; encoded by the coding sequence ATGCTTATCGATTTTACGCCGGCGGATTACCCGCGTCTGATTCGCTGGATAGACAATGCCGAACTGAATCTGCTGTGGGGCGGGCCCACCTATGCGTTTCCGATCACCCTCGCGCAGATTAGCGAGCATCTGGCTAATCCGCAGTTTGTGCCGTATCTGTTTGAACATCAGGGCGAGATCGTGGGATTTGTCGAGCTGTCTCAGGTGGAGCCGCACCACAGCCGGCTGTGCCGGGTATTTATCGACCCGGCGTACCGTGGGCGCGGGCTGGCGCGCGAGATGTTGCAAGCCGCCATCCGACAAGCAGCACAGCAGTTTGCGGCGCACAGCGTATCGCTATCGCTGTCGGTGTTTATACCCAAAATAATTCGAGTTGCAGGAAGGCGGCGACGCAGCGAATCCCCGGGAGCTTACTCAAGTAAGTGA
- a CDS encoding CehA/McbA family metallohydrolase — protein MNKPELTLAGCLTAGRGQVEFRVPEGIDGLTLTAHNRNKSYLYAFVYDAGQQLRANLLIEPTAKSVTIAARRALPLGGIPGPLPSGTWRLALCSIPAQANHPTQADYDITVAFDAPLPPPDDLLLTVALRGDHQVCFDYSACLEPASRWYRGDLHAHTRLSDGHNSLAAARALAQAQQLDFLFLTEHNLCHPALPAGGRTLFLPALEVTTDIGHFNVHGPRRVLTLHEGDITPEALIRQGLSLNATGDGSISINHPMMPPWHWQYAAMPLARINTLEVCCDPSWPTSAAATERALQMLSTLWNGGWRIAAVGGSDCHLRPDERYEGATQPSVYGDPTTLVFAHGLSGDAILHGLRQGRVYIDRQCGLRFRFDDGEVLPGQNVGARTVQATLAIEDDRPGYLAECIAGGGVIARHVLGRDEVSFTLPLANWPWCRIDIRAPGGGFAGLINPLYNGTHPIFASQTFTTWGEAAARLPQ, from the coding sequence ATGAATAAGCCGGAGCTGACGCTGGCTGGTTGCCTGACGGCGGGGCGTGGGCAGGTGGAATTTCGCGTGCCGGAAGGGATCGACGGCCTGACGCTGACCGCGCACAACCGCAACAAAAGCTACCTGTACGCGTTTGTCTACGACGCCGGTCAGCAACTGCGCGCCAATCTGCTGATTGAACCGACCGCCAAGTCGGTGACCATCGCCGCCCGGCGGGCGCTGCCGTTGGGCGGCATACCGGGACCATTGCCTTCAGGAACGTGGCGGTTGGCGCTGTGCAGCATTCCGGCGCAGGCCAATCACCCAACCCAGGCGGATTACGACATCACCGTGGCGTTCGACGCGCCGTTGCCGCCGCCGGACGACCTGCTGCTGACAGTGGCGTTACGCGGCGATCATCAGGTGTGTTTTGATTATTCCGCCTGCCTTGAACCGGCGTCCCGTTGGTATCGCGGCGACTTGCACGCCCACACCCGGCTGTCGGACGGGCACAACAGTCTGGCGGCGGCGAGAGCGCTGGCGCAAGCGCAGCAGCTTGATTTTCTGTTCCTGACCGAACATAACCTCTGCCATCCGGCGCTGCCGGCCGGAGGCCGTACCCTGTTCCTGCCCGCACTGGAGGTGACTACCGATATCGGTCACTTCAATGTGCACGGCCCGCGCCGGGTACTGACGCTGCACGAGGGGGACATCACGCCGGAGGCGCTGATCCGTCAAGGGTTGTCGTTGAATGCCACCGGCGACGGCAGCATCAGCATCAACCATCCGATGATGCCGCCGTGGCACTGGCAGTATGCGGCGATGCCGCTGGCGCGCATCAACACGCTGGAAGTTTGCTGCGACCCAAGCTGGCCGACGTCGGCCGCCGCTACCGAACGAGCATTGCAGATGCTGAGCACGTTGTGGAACGGCGGCTGGCGTATCGCCGCCGTCGGCGGCAGCGATTGTCATCTGCGGCCGGACGAACGCTATGAGGGTGCCACCCAGCCTTCGGTATACGGCGACCCGACGACGCTGGTGTTTGCCCACGGTCTGAGCGGCGACGCTATTCTGCATGGCTTGCGTCAGGGGCGGGTGTATATCGATAGGCAGTGCGGCCTGCGTTTCCGGTTCGACGATGGTGAGGTGTTGCCGGGGCAGAATGTCGGCGCACGCACGGTGCAGGCGACCCTCGCCATCGAAGACGATCGACCGGGTTACCTGGCGGAATGTATCGCGGGGGGCGGCGTGATCGCACGCCATGTGCTGGGGCGCGACGAGGTGAGCTTTACGCTGCCGCTGGCCAACTGGCCGTGGTGTCGCATCGATATTCGTGCGCCGGGCGGCGGTTTTGCCGGGCTGATCAATCCGCTGTATAACGGCACTCACCCGATTTTCGCTAGCCAGACCTTTACCACCTGGGGCGAAGCCGCCGCCCGGCTACCGCAATAA
- a CDS encoding extracellular solute-binding protein: protein MMTVRKGLWRVGGALCMLLLITPAQAVTEVNFWYSGGTKPQKMMLTLIDEFNRSQDQYVVKGALQGNYDETWQKLQAGMAAKNAPAFALLTALQGTALAERKLLRDMRPYMDSRFRFTDFIGAFRRQVTRPDGSVYGLPAYGTTQVLYYNQAVLAQHGFTPDDLKTWQGLAKVAAAVTRKDAGGNTQYYGWEPMWGPGNLMDAALSNGGRILSEDGKKVLIDSPAWVEVWDSFRRWIHEDRIMRIYHGGQGWEYWYKTIDDVMKDRAFGYTGSSGDQGDLDFQRLAALPQPGWGNNPAAPQAGALVFVMPTDTPEAAAKGAFAFMRFYTSAANTARWSMFTGYIPVRESVLQDAGYQKYVAANPQAAVPVQQAKSAGMDFIDPTKGKILDALTVAADQVEIENKPAQQALTDAARKAQKALDRINE, encoded by the coding sequence ATGATGACCGTACGCAAAGGGCTGTGGCGTGTGGGCGGTGCGCTGTGCATGCTGTTGCTGATCACACCGGCACAGGCCGTCACTGAAGTGAACTTCTGGTATTCCGGCGGTACTAAACCGCAAAAGATGATGCTGACGCTGATTGACGAATTTAACCGTAGTCAGGATCAATACGTGGTGAAAGGCGCATTACAGGGTAATTACGATGAAACCTGGCAAAAATTGCAGGCCGGCATGGCGGCGAAAAACGCCCCGGCGTTCGCGCTGTTGACCGCCTTGCAGGGAACGGCGCTGGCGGAGCGCAAACTGTTGCGCGATATGCGCCCTTACATGGATAGTCGCTTCCGTTTCACCGATTTCATCGGCGCGTTCCGCCGTCAGGTTACCCGGCCGGACGGCAGCGTTTACGGCTTGCCGGCCTACGGCACCACGCAGGTGCTTTACTACAACCAGGCGGTGCTGGCGCAGCACGGCTTTACGCCGGATGACCTGAAAACCTGGCAAGGGCTGGCGAAAGTGGCGGCGGCGGTCACCCGGAAAGACGCCGGCGGCAACACCCAGTATTACGGTTGGGAGCCGATGTGGGGGCCGGGCAATCTGATGGACGCCGCGTTGTCCAACGGCGGACGCATCCTTAGCGAAGACGGCAAAAAAGTGCTGATCGATTCGCCGGCATGGGTGGAGGTGTGGGACAGCTTCCGCCGCTGGATTCATGAAGACCGTATCATGCGTATCTACCACGGCGGCCAGGGCTGGGAGTACTGGTATAAAACCATCGACGATGTGATGAAAGATCGGGCGTTCGGCTATACCGGCTCATCCGGCGATCAGGGTGATCTCGATTTTCAGCGGCTGGCGGCGTTGCCTCAGCCGGGTTGGGGCAACAATCCGGCGGCGCCGCAGGCGGGCGCGCTGGTATTTGTGATGCCGACCGACACGCCGGAAGCGGCGGCGAAGGGTGCTTTTGCGTTTATGCGTTTTTACACCAGCGCCGCCAATACCGCCCGCTGGTCAATGTTCACGGGTTATATTCCGGTACGCGAAAGCGTGTTGCAGGACGCGGGTTACCAGAAATACGTCGCCGCCAACCCGCAGGCCGCCGTGCCGGTGCAGCAGGCGAAATCCGCCGGTATGGATTTTATCGACCCGACCAAAGGCAAAATTCTGGATGCGCTGACCGTTGCCGCCGATCAGGTGGAAATCGAGAACAAACCGGCGCAGCAGGCATTGACCGACGCGGCCCGTAAAGCGCAGAAGGCATTGGATCGCATCAATGAATAA
- a CDS encoding carbohydrate ABC transporter permease, with amino-acid sequence MVSSPVTLAKPTIASSRRRAVFPAQALLKHLLLMVAGLLMVFPFVWMLSGALKTNDEIFRHPLQLLPSRPDFSSFATVWRDTHFGLFMYNSLTVALLTSLLVVSNSVLFAYAVVQLRGKANRLLYGVVMVCYMLPGAVTYIPCYIILAKLHLLDTHTGLIFSNAVSAMGVFYLHQALKKIHPSLMEAARIDGAGEWTLLRTMVLPQIKPVLATLFLLIFITNYNSYMWPSLVITSPSLNLISIGIRQYFISGGDYGFNWSNIMAASAIVVMPMLILFLLCQRIILSGFSDNGVKE; translated from the coding sequence ATGGTGTCGTCGCCAGTCACGCTTGCCAAACCGACGATTGCCTCATCCAGGCGTCGTGCCGTTTTTCCCGCGCAGGCGCTGCTGAAACATCTGTTATTGATGGTGGCCGGTTTGCTGATGGTGTTCCCGTTTGTGTGGATGCTGTCCGGCGCGCTGAAAACCAATGACGAAATTTTCCGCCATCCGCTGCAACTGTTGCCGTCGCGCCCCGATTTTTCTTCATTCGCTACCGTATGGCGCGATACGCATTTCGGCTTGTTTATGTACAACAGCCTGACGGTGGCGCTGCTGACATCGCTGTTGGTGGTGAGCAACAGCGTGCTGTTTGCCTATGCCGTCGTCCAACTGCGCGGTAAAGCAAATCGTCTGCTCTATGGCGTGGTGATGGTGTGCTATATGTTGCCCGGCGCGGTGACCTATATTCCCTGTTACATCATTCTGGCTAAATTGCATTTGCTGGATACCCATACCGGCCTGATCTTTTCCAACGCAGTCAGTGCGATGGGGGTGTTTTATTTGCATCAGGCGCTGAAAAAAATTCATCCGTCATTAATGGAAGCGGCGCGTATCGACGGCGCCGGAGAATGGACGTTGCTGCGCACGATGGTGCTGCCGCAAATAAAGCCGGTGCTGGCTACGCTATTTCTGCTTATTTTTATCACCAATTACAACAGCTATATGTGGCCCAGTCTGGTGATTACGTCACCCTCGTTGAATTTAATTTCTATCGGTATCCGGCAGTATTTTATTTCCGGGGGCGATTATGGTTTTAACTGGTCGAATATTATGGCGGCCAGCGCCATTGTCGTGATGCCGATGCTGATTTTATTCCTGTTATGCCAACGAATTATCCTGTCCGGCTTTTCCGATAATGGAGTGAAAGAATAA